A region of Rhodamnia argentea isolate NSW1041297 chromosome 9, ASM2092103v1, whole genome shotgun sequence DNA encodes the following proteins:
- the LOC125316554 gene encoding disease resistance protein L6-like, whose amino-acid sequence MASSDPSTSSGSEYQVFLSFRGPDTRVGFTDFLFHSLTDAGICIFRDDEELHVGERIDGSLQRAIDNSRIYIPIFSRTYASSQWCLCELAQIVANTSKSEGKKEILPIFIDVEPDDVKLKTPLYRDAIFNLEREKKLSNGQVDAWREALKEVDAIKGWEVKKYKG is encoded by the coding sequence ATGGCGAGCTCAGATCCAAGTACGTCGTCGGGAAGCGAGTACCAAGTGTTCCTAAGCTTCAGAGGACCCGACACTCGCGTCGGATTCACCGATTTCCTCTTCCACAGCTTGACCGATGCTGGAATATGCATCTttcgagatgatgaagagctccaTGTTGGTGAAAGGATCGATGGATCACTCCAGCGAGCGATCGACAATTCCAGGATCTACATACCTATCTTCTCTCGGACCTATGCTTCGAGCCAATGGTGTCTCTGCGAGCTTGCGCAGATTGTGGCAAACACTTCCAAATCGGAAGGTAAAAAAGAGATCCTTCCTATTTTCATCGACGTGGAGCCTGACGATGTTAAGCTGAAAACTCCATTATATCGCGATGCCATATTCAATTTGGAACgcgagaagaagttgagcaaTGGGCAAGTAGATGCATGGAGAGAGGCTCTCAAGGAGGTTGATGCTATAAAAGGGTGGGAAGTGAAGAAGTACAAAGGGTAA